In Prunus dulcis chromosome 1, ALMONDv2, whole genome shotgun sequence, the following are encoded in one genomic region:
- the LOC117616836 gene encoding aspartyl protease family protein At5g10770-like → MATPIISSSSFLRFFVGVFLCLSLCSFENGFALAARDTKPHPLPHTTHTVEVKSLLPATTCSPSTKGHNNNNKASSVLKVVHKHGPCSNFLKSSKTSTTTCDEKYHAQMLKQDQARVNSIHSRLNHNNNKDPLTQSAATTLPAKSGIVIGTGNYIVTVSLGTPAKQLSLAFDTGSDLTWTQCKACSATQSCYKQREPIFNPFLSASYKKISCTTAACTQLSSFGVQHGCSASTSACLYGTRYADNSFSVGVFSSEKLTLTPTDVFEGFLFGCGLKNKGTFGSSAGMLGLGRSNTSIVEQTANKYNRFFSYCLPSTSCSPGYLSFGKGGRSSNAVKFTALSTVPLGHSFYGLNVVGINVGGTKLPISSSVFSSSRTIIDSGTLITRLPRTAYSVLKAAFRQRMKSYPLTQAVSILDTCYNLSSFKTVSYPKISLVFDGGLTQELDATGILFGVSADQVCLAFAGNKDDSEVGIIGNVQQRRLKVVYDVAGGKVGFAPAGCA, encoded by the exons ATGGCAACTCCCATTATTTCTAGCTCCTCCTTCCTTAGGTTTTTCGTGGGTGTATTTCTATGCCTAAGTCTCTGCTCTTTCGAGAACGGATTTGCTTTGGCAGCAAGAGATACAAAACCCCACCCTCTCCCACATACCACTCACACAGTTGAAGTGAAGTCTCTTCTACCAGCAACCACCTGCAGCCCCTCCACCAAAG GTCATAACAACAATAACAAGGCATCATCGGTACTGAAAGTGGTGCACAAACATGGGCCATGCTCCAATTTCCTCAAATCATCAAAAACTTCAACCACAACTTGTGATGAAAAATACCATGCTCAAATGCTCAAGCAAGACCAAGCCCGAGTCAACTCAATCCACTCCCGCCTcaaccacaacaacaacaaagacCCACTCACCCAATCCGCCGCCACCACCCTCCCTGCCAAGTCTGGTATCGTTATCGGCACAGGGAACTACATTGTCACCGTCAGCCTCGGTACACCCGCCAAGCAACTCTCCCTCGCCTTCGACACCGGCAGCGACCTCACCTGGACCCAATGCAAGGCATGTTCTGCCACTCAGTCTTGTTACAAACAGAGAGAGCCCATCTTCAACCCTTTTCTCTCCGCCTCATACAAAAAAATCTCATGTACCACCGCCGCTTGTACTCAGCTCTCATCCTTCGGCGTCCAACACGGCTGCTCCGCCTCCACCTCCGCCTGCCTCTACGGCACCCGTTACGCAGACAACTCCTTCTCTGTCGGGGTCTTTAGCAGCGAAAAGCTTACATTGACCCCGACGGACGTTTTTGAAGGTTTCCTCTTCGGCTGCGGCCTAAAGAACAAAGGCACTTTCGGCAGCTCTGCCGGTATGCTCGGTCTCGGCCGGAGCAATACCTCCATCGTAGAACAAACCGCCAATAAATACAACCGGTTCTTCTCCTACTGCCTCCCCTCCACCTCGTGCTCCCCCGGCTACCTCAGCTTCGGCAAAGGCGGCAGATCTTCCAATGCCGTCAAGTTCACGGCCCTCTCCACCGTCCCCCTAGGCCACTCGTTTTACGGCCTCAATGTCGTCGGGATCAACGTCGGCGGAACTAAATTGCCGATTTCGTCTTCGGTCTTTTCGTCTTCGCGGACAATCATAGATTCCGGAACGTTGATCACGCGTCTGCCGCGGACGGCGTACAGCGTGTTGAAGGCGGCGTTTCGTCAGAGGATGAAGAGCTATCCGCTGACTCAGGCGGTCTCGATACTCGACACTTGCTACAACTTGAGCAGCTTCAAAACGGTGTCGTATCCGAAGATTTCGCTCGTGTTTGACGGCGGGCTTACGCAGGAGTTGGACGCGACGGGGATACTGTTCGGGGTGAGCGCGGATCAGGTTTGCTTGGCATTTGCCGGAAACAAGGATGACAGTGAGGTTGGGATTATTGGGAATGTTCAACAGAGGAGGTTGAAGGTTGTGTATGACGTCGCTGGAGGAAAAGTCGGATTTGCCCCTGCAGGTTGCGCTTGA
- the LOC117638837 gene encoding aspartyl protease family protein At5g10770-like, producing the protein MGFCSVFLFLILCSFEKDIARAATSPEPHLLPHTTHTVEVNSLLPATTCTPSTKGHTNDKATILEAVHKHGPCSIFHKSSKTSTTKSDDKYHAQILKQDEARVNSIHSRLNYRIHDPFTQSAAATTLPAKSGLPLGTGNYLVTVALGTPAKQLSLVFDTGSDLTWTQCRPCLRSCYTQSEPIFDPSLSASYKNLSCTSATCTQLSSAGIQHGCSSASSSCLYGIRYGDGSFSIGDFAKEKLTLTSTDVFEGFLFGCGQDNEGLFNGTAGLLGLGRNNISLVEQTAMKYNRFFSYCLPSTSSSTGHLTFGNGGGSANGVKFTKLTTLSERASSFYGLGLTGISVGGRQLPVASSVFSSSGTIIDSGTVITRLPATAYTALRNAFREGMKNYTMTLSFSLLDTCYNFSGYETVSYPNIAFGFGDGITVDLDAAGILLAVSDSQACLAFAGHKDDTGLGIIGNVQQKRLEVVYDVAGQKVGFAPASCP; encoded by the exons ATGGGTTTCTGCTCTGTATTTCTGTTCCTAATTCTCTGCTCTTTCGAAAAGGACATTGCTCGGGCAGCAACAAGTCCAGAACCCCACCTTCTGCCACACACTACTCACACAGTTGAAGTAAACTCTCTTCTACCAGCAACCACCTGCACCCCCTCCACCAAAG GTCATACCAATGACAAGGCAACAATATTGGAAGCGGTACACAAGCATGGGCCATGCTCTATATTCCACAAATCATCCAAAACTTCAACCACAAAAAGTGATGACAAATACCACGCTCAAATCCTCAAGCAAGACGAAGCCCGAGTCAACTCAATCCACTCCCGCCTCAACTACAGAATCCACGACCCATTCACCCAATCCGCCGCCGCCACCACCCTCCCAGCCAAGTCCGGTCTCCCTCTGGGTACAGGAAACTACTTAGTCACCGTCGCTCTCGGCACGCCCGCCAAGCAACTCTCCCTCGTCTTTGACACCGGCAGCGACCTCACCTGGACCCAATGCCGCCCATGTCTTCGATCTTGTTACACACAGAGCGAGCCCATCTTCGACCCTTCTCTCTCCGCCTCATACAAAAACTTATCCTGTACATCCGCCACGTGTACTCAACTCTCATCCGCCGGCATCCAACACGGTTGCTCCTCCGCCTCGTCCTCCTGCCTTTACGGCATCCGGTACGGAGACGGGTCCTTCTCCATCGGGGATTTCGCCAAAGAAAAGCTTACATTGACCTCCACGGACGTTTTTGAAGGTTTCCTCTTCGGCTGTGGCCAAGACAACGAAGGCCTTTTCAACGGCACTGCCGGTTTGCTCGGTCTCGGCCGAAACAACATCTCCCTCGTCGAACAAACCGCCATGAAATACAACCGCTTCTTCTCCTACTGCCTTCCGTCAACTTCCAGCTCCACCGGTCATCTCACCTTCGGCAACGGAGGAGGCTCCGCTAACGGCGTCAAGTTCACCAAGCTCACCACGTTATCCGAAAGAGCGTCGTCGTTTTATGGCCTCGGCCTCACCGGCATCAGCGTCGGCGGGCGCCAGCTGCCGGTTGCGTCCTCGGTCTTTTCGTCTTCGGGAACCATCATCGACTCGGGGACGGTGATCACGAGGCTGCCGGCGACTGCGTACACGGCGTTGCGGAACGCGTTTCGGGAGGGTATGAAAAACTACACGATGACTCTGTCATTTTCGCTGCTGGACACGTGTTACAATTTCAGTGGTTACGAGACGGTGTCGTATCCGAATATTGCGTTTGGATTTGGGGACGGGATTACGGTGGACTTGGACGCGGCCGGGATATTGTTGGCGGTAAGTGATTCGCAGGCTTGCTTGGCGTTTGCGGGACACAAGGATGATACTGGCTTGGGAATTATTGGGAATGTTCAACAGAAGAGGTTGGAGGTGGTGTATGACGTGGCTGGTCAAAAAGTCGGATTTGCCCCTGCAAGTTGCCCCTGA